The window CTAGCCATTTAACTCGTAATTGTTGAATCCATTCCTTTGACAGTGTTTATCTAATCATCTCTCATTTTATAAGGTTCCTGGAATTGAGAAAGTATCAAACAATTGCTCTTTGCTCTAATGATAGTAACCACCATTTAAATCTTGGACACTTTTCTATAATGGTATCTAGACCTATTTCATCAAGTATTAAATTCCCGTCTACAACTTTATTGTAACCATTTATTAAATGTAGTAATCTTTTTGATGGTGCTGTGGCGGCACCGTCATTGATCAGTTCTGGATTTGAAAAATTTGCGAAAACAGATTTTAATTCAGCAACCTTTACAGCCTTTTCCTCAAATAATTCTTGAATACCTACTATCGATGAAAAAATAAGCGCTTCAAACTCGTGTAATTGAATGTAAGGAAATAGATGGTCAAAGGTTTGCTGTTGCGTTTCTTCAATATCTTCTTTAATTGCATTTTCAAGATAAGTCATACGACTTGCTTTGTCGACTATCGTTTTTGATTGTTCAAATCCTGGAAAGTCGGATGGCAACGCATAGTAGTCAATCAAACTTGTTAAAATAACATTGCTCTCATATACAGTTTTAATTATATCCTTCTTGAAATGGGAATATTTTGACATTCCACCTTTAGAATGTTTGATCTTGAAACAAGAGATTGAAATATTTCTTGCAATAAAATAAGGTTGCAATAATACGTTTACAAATGCCTCTTCAGTATCGCCTTCTACTATGACTAAAATTCTCTTCATAATGGCTGACCTTTAATGACACTTTTTGTCCATAATTCTCCCATTGAGTAATCTTCTAACCATTTGTCTAAGTCGTTATCATCCAATCTATCAAAACTCGACTGATTGTCAATTTTATCTACAGTTATAATATGTTCAGGCTCAAAGCTATTTAAAAGATTTACAGATTGAGTAGATACAATTACTTGACATCCTTTTGCCGCAGCACTCTTAATTAATCCTGCAAGTTTATTTACAGCAACTGGATGAAGTCCTAGTTCTGGTTCGTCTATAATAATAATCTTAGGCAAGTCTGGTTGCAACAATAGCGTGGTTAGAGCAATAAAACGAATACTACCATCAGATAGATGACTGGCATCAAAATAAGATTCTGGTTGATTCACTTCGCTCCAAATCAATTTAATTCGAGACTCATCCAGTCTATCTGGTTGTAAATTAAATCGTTCAAAAAATGGAGCAATACTTGCGATTGTTTTCTCAATCCTCTTATAGCTTTTAGGATGTTTTTCTTGCAAATAGAAGAGATACGCCGCTAGGTTATCGCCATTTTCTTTTAAAAATCTATTATCATTTATATTGGAAGGCGTGCGTAATGGTGCGCTCGGACTAGTATCGTGAAAGTGATAAATTTTGAACGTTTCCATATGTTCACGTAAATAGATATCTCTTCTAGTATTAGAGTTTTTAATCCCACTCTCTTGTATGTTATTGTTCCAGAAGGCTCTATTATTCGGTGCGGGATGATATATACTTTCTTCTGAAGATATAAAGAGACCACCGCTTTCATTAGGTTCTAACTCAAAAGAATATGCGTTGTTACCAAAATTGAGAAACCCTTTTATTTGTTCTGTATTTCTTCGCCCAAAGTAAAGAAGGTTCTCAACACCTTGTTTAAGTGAGTATTGTTGTAACCGTTGCTCGTAAATATTATTCACAAATTTGAAGAAAGAAATGAAGTTAGATTTACCAACACCATTACTTCCTATTAGGATTGTAATCATTCCTAAATCTAAATCTAGCTTTCTAATGGATTTAAATCCATTGATTTTTATATTGTCAAGCATAATTGTTAAATTAATTCCATTATTATGTCTTATTTCTAAACATCTCTGTTATTGCTTATGTATGATAATTTTATTTCTCATTGATGGTTTGTAATAAATCTTTGGGCTCTACATTGAGAATTTTTGCTATTTCAAACAATACTTCTAAGCTTGGTTGAGATCTGTTTTGCACATAACCATTTACTATATTGTAGCTCTTATTTAATTGTTCTGATAGCCAGATTTGCTTAATTCCCTTCGCTTCTAAAACTTCTTTAATCCGATTCATCATTTTCAGTTTTTAGGAATGTTAAATATATAATATTTAGAGATAAAACACACTGTATTATAATATATTTTATGGCTTTTATCTAAATAGAATTGTACCATCATTAAATCAGTGTTAATAGTTTATTCAACAATTAACAATTTCCCGAAAACTCCTTTTTAGTAGTTTGGCACGTGAGAATAAATTCGAAGCCAGATGAAAAAAGAACAGCCCGATTATAGTGACTTACAGCAGAGTGTTGATATGCTCATAGGCAAGTTTGGTCTTGTAAAAACCATTGAAGTCATAAACAATCTTTCGGGCAACACCCAGTTACAGTCCAGCGATACACAGAAAGTGAAACTGCTTTTAGTGTACATCGTCTCACAAAGTATCCAGATTTTCAATCTTCAGGAAACAGATTTTTATACCAGTACCATTCAGGAATATCGCGATGCACGGATGGCCTGCTATTTTCTGCTCAAAAAATATACAGATACGAGCTATGCAAAGATTGGCGAGAACTTCCAGCAGT is drawn from Nonlabens dokdonensis DSW-6 and contains these coding sequences:
- a CDS encoding DUF4276 family protein; its protein translation is MKRILVIVEGDTEEAFVNVLLQPYFIARNISISCFKIKHSKGGMSKYSHFKKDIIKTVYESNVILTSLIDYYALPSDFPGFEQSKTIVDKASRMTYLENAIKEDIEETQQQTFDHLFPYIQLHEFEALIFSSIVGIQELFEEKAVKVAELKSVFANFSNPELINDGAATAPSKRLLHLINGYNKVVDGNLILDEIGLDTIIEKCPRFKWWLLSLEQRAIV
- a CDS encoding AAA family ATPase; its protein translation is MLDNIKINGFKSIRKLDLDLGMITILIGSNGVGKSNFISFFKFVNNIYEQRLQQYSLKQGVENLLYFGRRNTEQIKGFLNFGNNAYSFELEPNESGGLFISSEESIYHPAPNNRAFWNNNIQESGIKNSNTRRDIYLREHMETFKIYHFHDTSPSAPLRTPSNINDNRFLKENGDNLAAYLFYLQEKHPKSYKRIEKTIASIAPFFERFNLQPDRLDESRIKLIWSEVNQPESYFDASHLSDGSIRFIALTTLLLQPDLPKIIIIDEPELGLHPVAVNKLAGLIKSAAAKGCQVIVSTQSVNLLNSFEPEHIITVDKIDNQSSFDRLDDNDLDKWLEDYSMGELWTKSVIKGQPL
- a CDS encoding helix-turn-helix domain-containing protein, producing the protein MNRIKEVLEAKGIKQIWLSEQLNKSYNIVNGYVQNRSQPSLEVLFEIAKILNVEPKDLLQTINEK